A window from Leptospira meyeri encodes these proteins:
- a CDS encoding LIC_10202 family protein has translation MEDKKKFNPSPFLEVRDPQLNVSELVQKIESKIPLDPGQTPNWKELTKISYKPESPQGFRKFDPAGTAHLFEKGISSPKFSNPKFWFIKGPIKYIVNRLISVYGLIDKKLSENRIRAFFSVLHELVRLGRRIEQIENRFDGFYRDHLLRDSSDELPNFGWAVNSYFIDAGSNPTWKVALEDITKTKGIVVLFPEWGDILKQLSILKVPFQCFTSNESEFQFIQSKVTATVQLEKKLFPLNQILRKPTDVLVYLPLNRFPSFWIEKIFAEISNSLSSGSHLYFSVSTKPSETNRPFRDLQVSEIDFERLPSYLETLGFNQVRDLSTTEDTKVYKYTKFDK, from the coding sequence GTGGAAGACAAAAAGAAATTCAATCCATCCCCTTTTCTCGAAGTCCGAGACCCACAGTTGAATGTATCGGAGTTGGTCCAGAAGATCGAATCCAAAATCCCATTGGATCCAGGACAAACTCCCAATTGGAAAGAACTCACGAAGATCAGTTACAAACCGGAATCCCCACAAGGGTTTCGCAAATTTGATCCGGCGGGAACAGCCCATTTATTCGAAAAAGGGATCTCCAGCCCCAAATTTTCCAATCCCAAATTTTGGTTCATCAAAGGACCTATCAAATACATTGTAAATCGCCTAATCTCTGTTTACGGACTCATCGACAAAAAACTATCTGAAAATAGAATTCGTGCCTTTTTTTCAGTTCTCCATGAATTGGTTCGATTAGGAAGACGAATCGAACAAATTGAAAATCGATTTGATGGATTTTACCGCGATCATCTTTTACGTGATTCTTCAGATGAGTTGCCTAACTTTGGTTGGGCGGTCAATTCTTACTTTATAGATGCCGGTTCCAACCCAACATGGAAAGTTGCTTTGGAAGACATTACAAAAACAAAGGGAATTGTCGTTTTGTTTCCCGAATGGGGCGATATTTTAAAACAACTTTCCATTTTGAAAGTACCTTTTCAATGTTTTACATCTAATGAAAGTGAATTTCAATTCATCCAAAGTAAAGTTACTGCAACAGTCCAGTTAGAAAAAAAACTATTTCCCCTTAACCAAATTCTGAGAAAACCAACGGATGTTTTAGTTTACTTACCTCTCAATCGATTTCCGTCCTTTTGGATTGAAAAGATCTTTGCAGAAATTTCGAATTCTTTATCCAGCGGAAGCCATTTGTATTTTTCCGTTTCAACAAAACCAAGTGAAACCAATCGCCCATTCCGAGATCTTCAAGTTTCAGAAATTGACTTTGAGCGTTTGCCGAGTTATTTAGAAACACTCGGTTTTAATCAAGTTCGAGATCTTTCTACAACGGAAGATACAAAAGTATACAAGTATACAAAATTTGATAAATGA
- a CDS encoding DUF4870 domain-containing protein, producing MSEVQVEQNQEERKWARRAHLSTILTYPMALLPFPFFISSLGAMIYPFVLWLSRNKSSYSAKQSLEAIYLQALLSLGFFGFGTKFGNDRVLLVFSYVLMAFLHVVFLGIAIYRTTIGKAHHYPFSFFPFLFSSNQTKENWNELKKKFEDKVEFSDYKSQMEKLDGFRITTENESKSLKDLNLQGLCNEYLHSLSDLRVKLAEDPLSYRKAKQFLNYFPETVSKILNQYNQLSSEVNSPESEKRKTELSSLLSEVIKTTEQVRNKLMADETLNLDVEITAMKKNIEFGGY from the coding sequence ATGTCAGAAGTGCAAGTGGAACAAAATCAAGAAGAAAGGAAATGGGCCAGACGCGCCCACCTTTCAACAATTTTAACTTATCCTATGGCGTTATTGCCTTTTCCTTTTTTTATCTCATCTCTTGGTGCAATGATTTATCCTTTTGTTCTGTGGCTTTCTAGAAATAAGTCTTCTTATTCCGCTAAACAATCATTAGAAGCAATTTATTTGCAAGCATTGTTGTCTCTTGGTTTTTTCGGTTTTGGAACTAAGTTTGGTAATGACCGAGTTTTGCTTGTGTTTTCATACGTTTTGATGGCTTTTCTTCATGTTGTCTTTTTAGGTATCGCCATTTATCGAACCACTATTGGGAAAGCGCATCATTATCCATTTAGTTTTTTTCCATTTCTTTTTTCATCTAACCAGACAAAGGAAAATTGGAATGAACTTAAGAAAAAATTTGAAGATAAAGTAGAGTTTAGTGATTACAAATCGCAAATGGAAAAGTTGGATGGATTTCGAATCACAACGGAAAACGAGTCCAAATCACTTAAAGATCTCAATCTACAAGGACTATGTAATGAATACTTACATTCTCTTTCTGATTTGCGCGTAAAACTTGCGGAAGATCCACTCTCTTATCGAAAAGCCAAACAATTTTTGAATTACTTTCCAGAAACCGTTTCCAAAATTTTAAATCAATACAATCAGTTGAGTTCAGAAGTTAATTCACCAGAATCTGAGAAACGAAAAACCGAATTAAGCTCACTACTGAGCGAAGTCATTAAAACAACTGAGCAAGTAAGAAATAAACTCATGGCTGATGAAACCCTAAATTTAGATGTTGAGATCACCGCAATGAAGAAAAACATCGAATTTGGTGGATATTGA
- a CDS encoding glycosyltransferase family 4 protein — translation MAKILIITARFLEHASGGAEKLAYDYASILSELNEVTVCTSAAKDYVSWKNEFHKDRIENSILVKRFPVTQTRNIKKMNQLLNQCLEKGDTVSEKEQWEFLKEQGPYCPDLVKFVTKEQKSYDLAILIGYLYYPVVASIPNLEIPFVIVPTFHDEPPFRLPIYRKTYSNHYLYSFNAPEELSVYESYTKQKVSSYFLIGTYLADRFVRQESKNSNSNQLITIGRIEPAKGYPDLFHYFENWKLYSNRTDISIKCLGSISSLEIPKDPLITFTGFVSEEEKISEIQKSFLLLNPSAFESFSISIMEAWIQEKPVLVNANSSVMRGHCLRSQGGLYYSDSLSFQRTLDFLLENRSLAIRLGKNGREYVLKNFTKEVIRKKLNQMISILLG, via the coding sequence GTGGCAAAAATATTAATCATTACTGCAAGATTTTTGGAACATGCTTCGGGGGGAGCTGAAAAATTAGCTTACGATTATGCATCAATTCTATCTGAACTTAACGAAGTAACGGTTTGTACATCTGCAGCTAAAGATTACGTAAGCTGGAAAAACGAATTTCACAAGGATCGAATTGAAAATTCGATCCTTGTGAAACGTTTTCCTGTCACGCAGACAAGAAACATAAAAAAAATGAACCAACTATTGAACCAATGTTTGGAAAAAGGTGATACTGTTTCGGAAAAAGAACAATGGGAATTTCTAAAAGAACAAGGACCTTATTGCCCTGACTTAGTTAAATTTGTGACGAAAGAGCAAAAATCATATGACTTAGCTATTTTGATAGGATACCTTTATTATCCGGTTGTAGCAAGTATTCCTAATTTAGAAATACCTTTTGTCATCGTGCCAACCTTCCATGACGAGCCTCCATTTCGCCTTCCTATCTATCGAAAAACATATTCGAATCATTATTTGTATAGTTTCAATGCACCAGAAGAATTGTCTGTTTATGAAAGTTATACAAAACAAAAAGTTAGTTCTTATTTTTTGATCGGAACGTACCTTGCTGATCGTTTTGTAAGACAAGAATCAAAAAATTCTAATTCTAATCAATTGATCACTATAGGTCGTATTGAACCAGCAAAAGGATACCCTGACCTTTTTCATTATTTTGAAAATTGGAAACTTTATTCTAACAGAACAGATATTAGTATCAAATGTTTAGGTTCTATTTCCTCTTTGGAAATTCCAAAAGACCCTTTAATCACTTTTACAGGATTCGTAAGTGAAGAGGAAAAAATTTCAGAAATTCAAAAATCTTTTCTTTTATTAAACCCATCTGCTTTTGAAAGTTTTTCAATTTCCATTATGGAAGCTTGGATTCAGGAAAAACCAGTTTTAGTCAATGCCAATTCATCTGTAATGCGAGGACATTGCTTAAGAAGTCAAGGTGGGTTGTATTATTCTGATTCTCTTTCATTCCAAAGAACTTTGGATTTCCTTTTGGAAAACCGCAGTTTAGCCATCCGGTTAGGCAAGAATGGAAGAGAATATGTTTTGAAGAATTTTACCAAAGAAGTGATTCGTAAAAAACTAAACCAGATGATTAGTATACTACTCGGTTGA
- a CDS encoding site-specific integrase, with protein MLNKDLKLPALLPQVLTVDVTTLDNRLIDQSEIRTLLLRLRYRNYHHYLIIKFLVCTGLSLPELIHLKISDFNAERTIFKLKNGGRLQRRKIFLEPNLALELYRYSSEFSPTDYLFPGRYGKLRTRTVQKILKNASNLISREIHIPFLRDVIALDLFKKGFPVWEIQEFLGHRTTRSTKQRILLHIPVEERTDPRLFNRNKNQAA; from the coding sequence ATGCTAAATAAAGATTTGAAATTACCTGCCCTCCTCCCACAAGTTCTGACTGTTGATGTGACAACACTTGACAACCGTTTGATTGACCAATCAGAAATACGGACTCTGCTGTTACGCCTTCGTTATCGAAATTACCACCATTACTTAATCATTAAGTTTTTGGTATGTACTGGCCTTTCACTCCCCGAACTCATCCATCTCAAAATATCTGACTTCAACGCCGAACGAACTATCTTTAAATTAAAGAACGGTGGTCGTTTGCAAAGAAGGAAGATCTTCCTTGAGCCTAACCTGGCTTTGGAGCTTTATCGTTACTCATCAGAATTTTCTCCGACAGATTATCTATTTCCTGGTCGTTATGGAAAGTTACGTACGAGAACAGTTCAGAAAATTCTTAAGAATGCAAGTAACCTCATTTCACGAGAAATTCACATTCCCTTCCTTCGCGATGTGATCGCATTAGATCTTTTCAAAAAAGGTTTTCCTGTTTGGGAAATCCAAGAGTTTTTGGGACATAGAACCACTCGTTCCACCAAGCAAAGAATATTATTGCACATTCCGGTCGAAGAACGAACAGATCCGCGACTTTTTAACCGAAACAAAAACCAAGCAGCGTAA
- a CDS encoding STAS domain-containing protein, translating into MEIKTKKIGKHTLVHLNGRLDITHSDEVEAKLADDVQNGEGDIIINLELISYISSSGIRIFVGMVRELDKQGRKLKLCCITPPVKKVFDVVELLDLFEVFETEQEAVNSLSK; encoded by the coding sequence TTGGAAATAAAGACCAAAAAAATCGGAAAGCACACACTCGTTCACCTTAACGGTCGTTTGGACATTACCCATTCGGATGAAGTGGAGGCCAAATTAGCCGACGACGTGCAAAACGGTGAGGGAGATATCATCATCAACCTAGAGCTTATCTCCTATATCTCTTCTTCTGGAATTCGTATCTTCGTTGGAATGGTTCGGGAATTGGACAAACAAGGTAGAAAGTTAAAACTCTGTTGCATCACACCTCCTGTCAAAAAGGTATTCGATGTAGTAGAGCTTCTGGACTTGTTCGAAGTATTTGAAACGGAACAAGAAGCCGTTAATTCCCTTTCTAAATAA
- a CDS encoding GDP-mannose 4,6-dehydratase, with amino-acid sequence MKKKQTLVTGASGFVGSYLLPALESHGEYQIHCFQGDIRDREVVAKNLKEVQPDILIHLAAQAFVPIAIENPWETEEINVGGTLNLIEFLHRMQRPCKMLYVSSADVYGKQNLSLLPLKESLLPNPVNPYAGSKLAAESYCRQYSAYSPFVSIVIARPFNHIGIGQRKEFVIPNFCSQIIEAKHLGKTSISVGDLAPTRDFSHVEDIISGYLTLIEKGESGEIYNICSGEERSIRYMVEELVKISGHDIKFEVDAGRVRASETSKVYGDNSKLKSLGWKNKHSLSETLRQIYNYLESEFLKSKQTD; translated from the coding sequence ATGAAAAAAAAACAAACTTTAGTCACCGGAGCCAGTGGATTTGTCGGCAGTTATCTCCTTCCTGCTCTGGAATCGCATGGTGAATACCAAATTCATTGTTTTCAAGGTGACATTCGCGACCGAGAGGTTGTTGCAAAAAATTTAAAAGAGGTTCAACCAGATATCCTCATCCATTTGGCAGCCCAAGCCTTTGTTCCGATTGCCATCGAAAATCCTTGGGAGACCGAAGAAATTAACGTGGGCGGTACTCTGAATTTAATCGAATTTTTACATCGGATGCAAAGACCATGCAAAATGTTGTATGTTTCTTCAGCAGATGTTTACGGAAAACAAAATCTCTCTCTTCTTCCGTTAAAAGAATCTCTATTGCCTAATCCGGTGAATCCTTATGCAGGAAGTAAATTAGCAGCCGAATCCTATTGTCGTCAGTATTCTGCCTATAGCCCCTTTGTTTCCATTGTCATCGCTCGTCCTTTTAATCACATTGGAATCGGTCAACGTAAGGAGTTTGTAATACCTAATTTTTGTTCCCAAATCATTGAAGCCAAACATCTAGGAAAAACATCGATCTCTGTTGGCGATTTAGCTCCAACTCGTGACTTTTCTCATGTCGAAGATATCATCAGTGGCTACCTGACTTTAATAGAAAAAGGAGAATCAGGTGAAATTTACAATATATGCTCTGGCGAAGAACGAAGTATACGTTATATGGTAGAAGAGTTAGTAAAAATTTCAGGTCATGATATCAAGTTTGAAGTGGATGCCGGACGTGTGAGAGCATCCGAAACATCCAAAGTTTATGGAGATAATTCTAAATTAAAATCGCTTGGCTGGAAAAACAAACATAGCTTAAGCGAAACTCTTCGCCAGATCTACAATTATTTAGAATCGGAATTTTTAAAATCCAAACAAACCGATTGA
- a CDS encoding toxic anion resistance protein, which yields MDSLELKTNDPELQLTKEDLQKVEELTGQIKLNSPNDVVSYGASAQSKVSEFADKVLSEIKTKDSGYAGELLNNLLFKIKDLNLDSFAGEGGTLSKIPLIGGLFDASRKFLAKFEDLQSQIEKIVDELHTARTNLTKDITLLQALYEKNLEYFKEIQVYIAAGDQKVKELRDKILPEMLEKAKAQGDTLASQQYQDMVQMVDRFEKKIHDLKLTRILSLQTGPQIRLIQNGNQVLVEKIQSSILNTIPLWKNQIIIALGLLRQRKALEAQKEVSKTTNDLIQKNAEMLKSGTVEIARESEKGIIEIDTLKSVNQKLIETITETLKIQEDGRQKRKSVEQEMIKIESEIKQKLLESK from the coding sequence ATGGACTCTTTGGAACTAAAAACGAATGACCCTGAACTCCAACTGACAAAGGAAGATTTACAGAAGGTGGAGGAACTGACCGGACAAATCAAACTTAATAGTCCGAACGATGTAGTCTCCTATGGGGCCTCTGCACAGTCCAAGGTTTCTGAATTTGCCGATAAAGTTTTATCTGAAATTAAGACCAAGGATTCGGGTTATGCTGGTGAACTATTAAATAACCTATTGTTCAAAATCAAAGATTTGAATTTGGATAGTTTTGCGGGAGAGGGTGGAACTTTATCGAAGATCCCACTCATCGGTGGTCTTTTTGACGCTTCCAGAAAGTTTCTGGCTAAATTTGAAGATCTACAGTCCCAAATTGAAAAAATAGTGGATGAGTTACATACTGCACGCACGAACCTAACAAAGGACATAACATTATTGCAGGCTTTATACGAGAAAAATTTGGAATATTTTAAAGAAATCCAAGTGTATATTGCTGCCGGTGACCAAAAGGTAAAAGAATTAAGAGACAAAATCTTACCCGAAATGTTGGAAAAAGCAAAAGCCCAAGGGGACACGTTGGCTTCACAACAGTACCAAGATATGGTGCAAATGGTGGACCGATTTGAGAAAAAAATCCATGATTTGAAACTCACTCGAATCCTTTCTTTACAAACTGGACCTCAAATTCGACTCATCCAGAACGGGAATCAAGTCCTTGTTGAAAAAATTCAAAGTTCAATTTTAAATACTATCCCTCTTTGGAAAAATCAAATCATAATCGCATTAGGTTTGTTACGCCAAAGAAAAGCTTTGGAAGCACAAAAAGAAGTTTCCAAAACAACAAACGATTTAATTCAAAAAAATGCTGAAATGTTGAAGTCGGGAACGGTAGAAATTGCAAGAGAATCAGAAAAAGGAATCATTGAAATTGATACATTAAAATCTGTGAATCAAAAGTTAATCGAAACCATTACGGAAACTTTAAAAATTCAAGAAGATGGACGCCAAAAGCGAAAATCTGTAGAACAAGAAATGATTAAAATTGAGTCCGAAATCAAACAAAAACTGTTGGAATCAAAATAG
- a CDS encoding glycosyltransferase family 39 protein, with product MAYASFFIISALFFFQVWINLDIFPVVWPDEVLFFSPSLSFATEGHLKTNVLNGLIPGMESKTLWMPPVYFLFSGFTLSVFPDSLTTIRIANAFIVYLTGLGFYILLRRQSISKFASHIALASLLWEPLLFRFGTAARMEGLTAFFFILSLLFATNKKTTNFWSPLLAGVSLSLSSLSHPIGASFGLVTLFLVWRNFGIKSFPWFILGGILPILCWLYYIHPNWDWFEIQFGAQLTRKRNLLQTFTLMDKLKVFSFGFGFSKLRLVVIAIEIATLIFLTLQSFKKFKTLNQKWIVFWVWILSVMLSLYTSSEGWYVFHILFPLAFGMALLYETKNYYTKLAYFGILLSLSSLLYTNQIHWFQTDSEKILESHFQHLEMSLKNSKFLYLQALPDPYFDLRKKRPDLNILEFIPGELDIPSDAYVKTIQSRDSFVFYDDQLINHVIKDIIKNSSWNREEWEIPVPGNHWLHYKTIVYTKK from the coding sequence GTGGCTTATGCCTCGTTTTTCATTATCTCTGCACTTTTTTTCTTCCAGGTTTGGATCAACCTGGATATTTTCCCCGTTGTTTGGCCTGACGAGGTTTTGTTTTTTTCTCCTTCCCTCTCATTCGCAACCGAAGGTCATCTCAAAACCAATGTTTTAAATGGGCTTATCCCAGGTATGGAATCCAAAACCTTATGGATGCCTCCCGTATATTTTCTTTTCTCTGGATTCACTCTCTCCGTTTTTCCTGACTCACTAACAACAATTCGCATTGCTAATGCCTTTATTGTATATCTTACTGGTTTAGGTTTTTATATACTTTTACGAAGACAATCCATCTCGAAGTTTGCAAGCCATATTGCTTTGGCAAGTTTATTATGGGAACCGTTGCTTTTCCGTTTTGGAACAGCAGCAAGAATGGAAGGTCTTACTGCATTTTTCTTTATCCTAAGTCTACTTTTTGCAACTAACAAAAAAACTACGAATTTCTGGTCTCCTCTGTTAGCTGGAGTTTCTCTCTCCTTATCTTCTTTATCTCATCCAATCGGTGCATCCTTTGGCTTGGTAACTTTATTTCTGGTTTGGAGAAACTTTGGAATTAAATCTTTTCCTTGGTTCATTCTTGGTGGAATATTACCTATCTTATGTTGGTTGTATTACATTCATCCAAATTGGGATTGGTTTGAAATCCAATTTGGAGCGCAACTCACTCGCAAAAGAAACTTACTTCAAACGTTCACTCTGATGGATAAACTAAAAGTTTTTTCTTTTGGATTTGGGTTTTCCAAATTACGTTTGGTGGTGATTGCAATTGAAATTGCCACTTTAATCTTTTTGACCTTACAATCGTTCAAAAAATTTAAGACACTGAATCAAAAGTGGATTGTATTTTGGGTTTGGATTCTTTCCGTTATGCTTTCTTTATATACTTCATCCGAAGGGTGGTATGTTTTTCACATTTTATTTCCTTTGGCATTCGGGATGGCATTGTTATACGAAACGAAGAACTATTATACAAAGTTAGCATATTTCGGAATTTTGTTATCTCTTTCCAGTTTACTTTATACCAATCAAATCCACTGGTTTCAAACTGATTCCGAAAAGATTCTTGAATCCCATTTCCAACATTTGGAGATGAGTTTAAAAAATTCAAAATTTCTTTATTTGCAAGCACTTCCAGATCCGTATTTTGACCTACGAAAAAAAAGACCTGATTTGAATATTTTAGAATTCATCCCCGGGGAATTAGATATTCCTTCTGATGCTTACGTCAAAACGATTCAATCTCGAGATAGTTTTGTATTTTATGATGACCAACTCATCAATCATGTGATCAAAGATATTATAAAAAATTCCTCTTGGAATCGTGAGGAATGGGAAATTCCCGTTCCAGGCAATCACTGGTTGCATTATAAAACAATTGTATACACAAAAAAATGA
- a CDS encoding glycosyltransferase family 4 protein: MNVFQHLDELKDSDGVGNDAIGLAEVFVSLGYKSHFITRLPRKGKSLNSQFHLVNSFDFPTSNDDIHILHYGGAGYPYFLFQNLPGRKILRFHNITPASFYKSTTTPEIYSSMEKFESLSYLEIASLSIFCDSIWCDSEFNFQTISGYQFKNPYVIPICKLYETNSNFDKEIKNHSLVFVGRYSPQKKWEDLIEFFSYWVRDFPDAQCLCLGSVIGAFDGYFDKLTDIVRRKKLEGKVLFLTGKTDLEVISILQESSAFVSMSEHEGFCLPILEAFGCGIPVFAYSAGAIPGTMKGAGFLFQTKDHPSLVEKLKEYLAQRDKLNSLIENQYQTLKFYNQFPFQEVIANILKLGIQ, translated from the coding sequence ATGAATGTTTTTCAACATTTAGATGAGCTGAAGGATTCAGATGGAGTTGGAAATGACGCAATTGGGCTTGCAGAAGTGTTTGTCTCACTTGGATACAAATCGCATTTCATTACAAGATTACCAAGAAAAGGAAAATCATTAAATAGCCAATTTCATCTTGTAAACTCTTTTGATTTTCCAACTAGCAACGATGATATTCATATTTTACATTATGGCGGGGCAGGGTATCCATATTTTCTTTTTCAAAATTTACCGGGTCGGAAAATATTAAGATTTCACAACATAACGCCAGCTAGTTTTTACAAAAGCACAACAACTCCTGAGATTTATTCCTCAATGGAAAAATTTGAATCACTTTCATATTTAGAGATCGCAAGTTTGTCGATATTTTGTGATTCTATTTGGTGTGATTCCGAATTTAATTTCCAAACAATTTCTGGTTACCAATTCAAAAATCCTTATGTCATCCCTATTTGCAAATTATATGAAACAAATTCTAATTTTGATAAAGAGATAAAAAATCACTCTTTGGTTTTTGTAGGACGTTATTCACCGCAAAAAAAATGGGAAGACCTGATCGAATTTTTTTCATACTGGGTCAGGGACTTTCCGGATGCTCAGTGTTTGTGTTTGGGTTCGGTGATTGGTGCTTTTGATGGATATTTTGATAAGTTAACAGATATTGTGCGAAGGAAAAAATTAGAGGGGAAAGTTCTTTTTTTAACTGGCAAAACTGACTTAGAAGTAATTTCAATTCTCCAGGAATCATCTGCCTTTGTTTCAATGAGTGAACATGAAGGTTTTTGTTTGCCGATCTTAGAGGCTTTTGGTTGCGGAATTCCTGTTTTTGCTTATTCTGCTGGTGCTATCCCAGGGACAATGAAAGGTGCTGGTTTTCTCTTTCAAACTAAAGACCACCCTTCTCTTGTGGAAAAACTAAAAGAGTACTTGGCGCAAAGAGATAAATTAAATTCTTTGATTGAAAACCAATACCAAACATTAAAATTTTATAATCAATTTCCATTCCAAGAAGTTATTGCGAACATTCTTAAATTAGGTATCCAATGA
- a CDS encoding inositol monophosphatase family protein produces the protein MHSELLDRSYHFLNFLPEVADFLVQKHKESGLKVDEKGLYNLVTEADLKAESMILDEIQKNFPLDGILSEERGKIDGKSNYTWVVDPLDGTTNYTHGLPLYGISVGVVETESMTPVIGMVFFPELNTYYHAIKGQGAFREKTPIQVSRTSSLKDSLFVTGFPYDRNLSLDTLMQYYKSILQKSRGIRRTGAATLDLCWLAEGKFEGYYELGLKPWDMAAAGLIVLEAKGKITSMDGNDFSILIPSLLASNGLVHDYLLAEFEGQINRVVY, from the coding sequence ATGCATTCTGAATTACTTGATAGGTCTTACCATTTTTTAAATTTCCTTCCAGAAGTTGCCGATTTTTTGGTTCAAAAACACAAAGAGTCAGGACTTAAGGTCGATGAAAAGGGACTGTACAATCTCGTCACAGAGGCAGATTTAAAAGCCGAATCTATGATTCTGGATGAAATACAAAAAAACTTTCCTCTGGATGGAATTTTATCGGAAGAACGTGGAAAGATTGATGGTAAATCAAATTATACATGGGTTGTAGATCCGTTGGATGGGACCACAAATTACACTCATGGTTTGCCATTGTACGGAATTTCTGTTGGAGTTGTGGAAACAGAATCAATGACTCCTGTCATAGGAATGGTCTTTTTTCCCGAACTAAATACGTATTACCATGCAATCAAAGGACAAGGAGCTTTCAGAGAAAAAACTCCAATCCAAGTTTCCAGAACAAGTTCCTTAAAAGATTCTCTTTTTGTAACAGGATTTCCTTACGATAGAAACTTGTCTTTAGATACACTCATGCAATATTATAAATCCATTTTGCAAAAATCTCGTGGAATTCGTAGAACAGGAGCAGCAACTCTCGATTTATGCTGGTTAGCTGAAGGGAAATTCGAAGGATATTATGAACTTGGATTAAAACCTTGGGACATGGCAGCTGCGGGATTAATTGTCTTAGAAGCAAAAGGAAAAATTACTTCAATGGATGGAAATGATTTTTCAATTTTAATTCCAAGTTTACTTGCTTCGAATGGTCTCGTTCATGATTATTTGTTAGCTGAATTTGAAGGACAGATCAACCGAGTAGTATACTAA
- a CDS encoding glycosyltransferase, with the protein MNIHQFSAGFQLGDAISQEMLEIKRLLSKEGYNGKIFAENVFSHDRKYAEKLTKANIKQEDVLVYHHSIHSEALDFILKFPNRKILIYHNVTPEDFFTGYDLKFSYLLRKGREDLEMIRDIFHHSFAVSNFNLLELQELGFKNARLLPLHLNFQKWKDVPRDLKLKTFVNPSFLFVGRIAPNKRQDDLIRFARTWKSKMGNQFSMRMLGFCNPNQQSYLDELNFMIHHLDLSEEVKIISYVDETMLKQIYSESNMFLSMSEHEGFCVPLMEAMYFHLPVVAFAAGAIPETLNHSGILFDSKDFDSLVPLVDSVFKNSEFRTSIIGAQNIRLDDYLLSTSILPILEVVRI; encoded by the coding sequence ATGAATATACATCAATTTTCCGCAGGATTCCAGTTAGGTGATGCGATTTCTCAGGAAATGCTGGAGATAAAACGATTACTTTCTAAGGAAGGATACAATGGTAAAATATTTGCCGAAAATGTATTTTCACATGATCGTAAATATGCAGAAAAACTAACCAAAGCAAATATCAAGCAGGAAGATGTTCTCGTGTACCACCATTCCATTCATAGTGAAGCTTTAGATTTTATTTTAAAATTCCCAAACCGAAAAATTTTAATTTATCACAATGTAACTCCCGAAGATTTTTTTACAGGTTATGATCTCAAATTTTCTTATTTGCTACGCAAAGGTAGAGAAGATTTGGAAATGATTCGTGATATCTTCCATCATTCATTTGCCGTATCAAATTTTAACTTGTTAGAACTCCAAGAACTTGGATTTAAAAATGCAAGATTACTTCCTTTACACTTGAATTTTCAAAAATGGAAAGATGTTCCGCGAGATCTCAAATTAAAAACATTTGTTAATCCTTCCTTTTTATTTGTAGGTCGCATTGCTCCTAACAAACGCCAAGATGATTTGATTCGATTTGCTAGAACGTGGAAATCAAAAATGGGGAATCAATTTTCTATGCGAATGTTAGGATTTTGTAACCCAAACCAACAATCTTATTTAGATGAATTGAATTTTATGATTCATCACTTGGATCTTTCTGAAGAAGTAAAAATTATTTCTTATGTTGATGAAACAATGTTAAAGCAGATCTATTCGGAAAGTAACATGTTTTTGTCGATGAGCGAACACGAAGGTTTTTGTGTCCCGTTAATGGAAGCAATGTATTTCCATTTGCCAGTTGTTGCGTTTGCAGCGGGAGCAATTCCGGAAACATTAAATCATTCAGGAATTCTTTTCGATTCTAAAGATTTTGATTCCCTTGTTCCTTTAGTAGATTCAGTTTTCAAAAATTCGGAATTCCGGACCTCAATCATTGGTGCACAAAATATTAGATTGGATGATTATTTGCTATCTACAAGTATTCTACCTATTCTCGAAGTTGTGAGAATCTAA